One Kineococcus aurantiacus genomic window carries:
- a CDS encoding MFS transporter, whose product MSTTRRHRLGFLLVASAFATAMAFATVPTPLWALYRVRDGLPTVLVTVAFAVYAAGVAIALFTVGHLSDHVGRRRVLVPALALEAVAALALALTPDVVVLVVARVLTGLAVGAITPTATAWLAELHGRAASTRPATPAVVATAANLGGLGLGSLAAGFLVGHLGDPLRVPHLVFLVLLVVSALAAATVPETVTAEHRPYRVQRIAVPAAARGRYLAAALAAFGLFAVLGLFSSLAPAVLSSLGHAGAVPGGATSFAVFAAAAVSQVLLVKLPAHHQLRLGLLLTGLGVVVLGAGVLAGAVALFVAGGVVAGAGVGVLLKGSLTTATSLAPAHSRGEAAAGIFLAGYLGMALPALAVGFSSSAGVSFAVSVPVLAAVVLLLLASVAVALRRNPAPTAA is encoded by the coding sequence ATGAGCACGACCCGCCGTCACCGCCTCGGCTTCCTCCTCGTCGCCTCCGCCTTCGCGACCGCGATGGCCTTCGCCACCGTCCCCACCCCGCTGTGGGCGCTCTACCGCGTCCGCGACGGGCTGCCGACCGTGCTGGTCACGGTGGCCTTCGCCGTCTACGCGGCCGGTGTCGCGATCGCCCTGTTCACCGTCGGGCACCTGTCCGACCACGTCGGGCGCCGCCGGGTCCTCGTGCCCGCCCTGGCGCTGGAGGCCGTCGCGGCCCTCGCCCTGGCCCTGACCCCCGACGTCGTGGTCCTCGTCGTGGCCCGCGTCCTGACCGGGCTGGCCGTCGGGGCGATCACCCCCACCGCGACCGCGTGGCTGGCCGAGCTGCACGGCCGCGCGGCCTCCACCCGGCCCGCCACGCCCGCCGTCGTGGCCACCGCCGCCAACCTGGGGGGCCTGGGGCTGGGCTCGCTGGCCGCCGGGTTCCTCGTCGGGCACCTGGGCGACCCGCTGCGCGTGCCGCACCTGGTCTTCCTCGTCCTGCTGGTCGTGTCCGCCCTCGCCGCGGCGACCGTCCCCGAGACCGTGACCGCCGAGCACCGCCCCTACCGCGTGCAGCGCATCGCGGTCCCCGCCGCCGCCCGCGGCCGCTACCTCGCCGCCGCCCTCGCCGCGTTCGGCCTCTTCGCCGTCCTGGGGCTGTTCAGCTCCCTGGCCCCGGCGGTGCTGTCCTCCCTCGGGCACGCCGGCGCGGTCCCCGGCGGGGCGACGTCCTTCGCCGTCTTCGCCGCCGCCGCCGTCAGCCAGGTGCTGCTCGTGAAGCTGCCCGCCCACCACCAGCTGCGCCTGGGGCTCCTCCTGACCGGCCTCGGGGTCGTCGTCCTCGGCGCCGGGGTGCTCGCCGGGGCCGTCGCCCTCTTCGTCGCCGGCGGCGTCGTCGCCGGCGCCGGCGTGGGGGTGCTGCTCAAGGGCTCGCTCACGACGGCGACGTCGCTGGCCCCGGCGCACTCGCGCGGGGAGGCCGCCGCGGGGATCTTCCTCGCCGGGTACCTCGGGATGGCCCTGCCGGCGCTGGCCGTCGGGTTCAGCTCCTCGGCCGGGGTCTCGTTCGCCGTCTCGGTCCCCGTGCTGGCCGCCGTGGTCCTGCTCCTGCTGGCCTCCGTCGCGGTCGCGCTGCGCCGCAACCCGGCGCCGACGGCCGCCTGA
- a CDS encoding helix-turn-helix transcriptional regulator → MVDGENLGSALRRWRDRLSPLDVGLPVRARRRTAGLRREELADLAGLSVDYVVRLEQGRATTPSAQVVATLARALQLSPPERDHAYRLAGLLPPADGVVSHLVPAGVQRMLARLVDLPVGVFAADWTLLTWTPSWAALIGDPAGLPVEQRNLVRAVFGRGHAGLSSWPVRHADAGMPAALVSDLREALARYPRDAGLTALIEEVGRTSPEFRRLCREGTVGRHVSARKTIEHPVVGDVTCDCDVLTAPGSDVRLVLYSAAAGSPDAEKLEFLRVTGGRPAGDPSTPAAARPATS, encoded by the coding sequence GTGGTGGACGGCGAGAACCTCGGCTCGGCCCTGCGGCGCTGGCGCGACCGGCTGTCGCCGCTCGACGTGGGTCTGCCGGTGCGGGCCCGGCGCCGCACCGCGGGGCTGCGCCGGGAGGAGCTGGCCGACCTGGCCGGGTTGTCCGTGGACTACGTGGTGCGGCTGGAGCAGGGCCGCGCGACGACCCCGTCGGCGCAGGTCGTCGCGACGCTGGCGCGGGCGCTGCAGCTGAGCCCGCCCGAGCGGGACCACGCCTACCGGCTGGCCGGTCTGCTGCCGCCGGCCGACGGCGTCGTGTCCCACCTGGTGCCGGCGGGGGTGCAGCGCATGCTGGCCCGGCTCGTGGACCTTCCGGTGGGGGTGTTCGCCGCCGACTGGACGCTGCTGACGTGGACGCCGTCGTGGGCGGCGCTCATCGGCGACCCCGCGGGCCTGCCCGTCGAGCAGCGCAACCTGGTGCGGGCGGTCTTCGGCCGCGGGCACGCGGGGCTGTCGAGCTGGCCGGTGCGGCACGCCGACGCGGGGATGCCGGCCGCGCTCGTCTCGGACCTGCGCGAGGCCCTGGCGCGGTACCCGCGGGACGCGGGCCTGACCGCGCTGATCGAGGAGGTCGGCCGCACGAGCCCGGAGTTCCGGCGGCTGTGCCGCGAGGGCACCGTGGGCCGGCACGTCTCGGCGCGCAAGACGATCGAGCACCCCGTCGTGGGCGACGTGACGTGCGACTGCGACGTCCTGACCGCCCCCGGCAGCGACGTCCGGCTGGTCCTCTACAGCGCCGCGGCCGGCTCGCCCGACGCGGAGAAGCTGGAGTTCCTGCGGGTCACCGGCGGACGGCCCGCCGGCGACCCGTCCACTCCAGCAGCCGCTCGGCCGGCCACGTCGTGA
- a CDS encoding DUF3073 domain-containing protein translates to MGRGRQKAKQTKVARELKYFSPDTDYNALQRELHGPDPYRQTGRDTASEATESDVEDDDSDDSEDWSKYTATDDYDDWSSKRRA, encoded by the coding sequence ATGGGGCGCGGCCGTCAGAAGGCCAAGCAGACGAAGGTCGCTCGGGAGCTGAAGTACTTCAGCCCCGACACCGACTACAACGCTCTGCAACGTGAACTGCACGGGCCCGACCCGTACCGCCAGACGGGGCGCGACACCGCCTCTGAAGCGACGGAGTCTGACGTGGAAGACGACGACTCGGACGACTCCGAGGACTGGTCGAAGTACACAGCGACGGACGACTACGACGACTGGTCGTCCAAGCGCCGGGCTTGA
- the purM gene encoding phosphoribosylformylglycinamidine cyclo-ligase yields the protein MTGTTYASAGVDVVAGDRAVELMKASVARTQGPEVVGGFGGFAGLYDVSALKDHRRPLLATSTDGVGTKVAVAQAVDKHDTIGFDLVGMVVDDIVVVGATPLFMTDYIACGKVVPERTAAIVAGIARACEEAGVALVGGETAEHPGLLGPDEYDVAGAVTGVVEADELLGAERVEAGDVLVAMASSGLHSNGYSLVRRVFADAGWGYDRHVEEFGRTLGEELLVPTRLYARPALATLATGGVHAMSHVTGGGLAANLARCLPAGVTAEVDRTTWTPGAVFQLVRDLGRVPADDLERTLNLGVGMVAVVAADNAQAVVDTVERAGIPAWVCGEVRERTEADGASNGKGIAGGVTLLRGSHQGW from the coding sequence GTGACTGGAACCACCTACGCCTCCGCGGGCGTCGACGTCGTCGCGGGGGACCGCGCCGTCGAGCTCATGAAGGCGTCCGTCGCCCGCACGCAGGGCCCGGAGGTGGTCGGGGGTTTCGGCGGGTTCGCCGGCCTGTACGACGTGTCGGCGCTGAAGGACCACCGCCGCCCGCTGCTGGCCACCAGCACCGACGGGGTCGGGACGAAGGTCGCCGTGGCCCAGGCCGTGGACAAGCACGACACGATCGGCTTCGACCTCGTCGGCATGGTCGTCGACGACATCGTCGTGGTCGGGGCCACGCCGCTGTTCATGACCGACTACATCGCCTGCGGCAAGGTCGTCCCGGAGCGGACGGCCGCGATCGTCGCCGGCATCGCCCGCGCCTGCGAGGAGGCCGGGGTCGCCCTCGTGGGCGGCGAGACCGCCGAGCACCCGGGGCTGCTGGGCCCGGACGAGTACGACGTCGCCGGTGCGGTGACGGGGGTCGTCGAGGCCGACGAGCTGCTGGGCGCCGAGCGGGTCGAGGCCGGCGACGTCCTCGTGGCGATGGCCTCGTCCGGGCTGCACTCCAACGGCTACTCCCTGGTGCGGCGCGTGTTCGCCGACGCCGGCTGGGGCTACGACCGGCACGTGGAGGAGTTCGGCCGGACCCTGGGCGAGGAGCTGCTCGTCCCCACCCGCCTCTACGCCCGGCCCGCGCTGGCGACCCTGGCGACGGGCGGGGTGCACGCCATGAGCCACGTCACCGGCGGTGGGCTCGCCGCCAACCTCGCCCGCTGCCTGCCCGCGGGCGTGACGGCCGAGGTGGACCGCACGACGTGGACGCCCGGCGCGGTGTTCCAGCTCGTGCGCGACCTGGGGCGGGTGCCCGCGGACGACCTCGAGCGCACCCTGAACCTGGGCGTGGGCATGGTCGCGGTCGTGGCGGCGGACAACGCGCAGGCCGTCGTGGACACGGTGGAGCGGGCCGGCATCCCGGCGTGGGTGTGCGGGGAGGTCCGGGAACGGACCGAGGCGGACGGCGCGAGCAACGGCAAGGGAATCGCAGGAGGCGTGACGCTCCTCCGGGGATCTCACCAGGGCTGGTGA
- a CDS encoding diguanylate cyclase domain-containing protein yields MTPAGADWRALASHVPATVLLSGTTVLWASADLRRLVLADSSSLVGSDVLDLLVERDRRRARSALAEALRRPGERLGPLRVRPLARPRLRVEVVARAQAGDHLVLAAWDVSARVAAERELRHRAAHDVLTGLPNRALLADRWERSRARARTDPGLRTFVLLCDVDGLKEVNDGYGHRAGDALLVQVAHRLAAEVRPGDTVARLGGDEFVVLVDAVPAAHVEDLARRLRRTLLQAQEGVRARLSVGWAADDRTRTTEAVLAEADERMYEDKRAHRGVSDGWP; encoded by the coding sequence GTGACACCCGCGGGGGCCGACTGGCGCGCCCTCGCCTCGCACGTCCCGGCGACGGTCCTGCTGTCCGGGACGACCGTCCTGTGGGCCTCGGCGGACCTGCGGCGGCTCGTGCTGGCGGACTCCTCGTCCCTCGTGGGCTCGGACGTCCTGGACCTGCTCGTGGAGCGCGACCGCCGCCGGGCGCGGTCGGCGCTGGCCGAGGCGCTGCGCCGTCCGGGGGAACGCCTGGGGCCGCTGCGGGTGCGTCCCCTCGCCCGGCCGCGGCTGCGGGTCGAGGTCGTCGCAAGGGCCCAGGCCGGCGACCACCTGGTGCTGGCCGCCTGGGACGTCTCCGCGCGCGTGGCCGCCGAGCGGGAGCTGAGGCACCGCGCGGCCCACGACGTGCTCACCGGGCTGCCCAACCGCGCGCTGCTGGCCGACCGCTGGGAGCGATCCCGCGCCCGGGCCCGGACCGACCCGGGGCTGCGCACCTTCGTGCTGCTGTGCGACGTCGACGGCCTCAAGGAGGTCAACGACGGCTACGGCCACCGGGCCGGGGACGCCCTCCTGGTGCAGGTGGCGCACCGGCTGGCGGCCGAGGTCCGTCCCGGTGACACCGTCGCGCGGCTGGGCGGGGACGAGTTCGTCGTGCTCGTGGACGCCGTCCCGGCCGCCCACGTGGAGGACCTGGCGCGGCGGCTGCGCCGCACCCTCCTGCAGGCCCAGGAGGGCGTCAGGGCCCGGCTGTCGGTGGGCTGGGCCGCGGACGACCGCACCCGGACGACGGAGGCCGTGCTGGCCGAGGCGGACGAGCGCATGTACGAGGACAAGCGCGCCCACCGCGGGGTCAGCGACGGGTGGCCGTGA
- a CDS encoding DNA topoisomerase IB — protein MPRLRRVSVSSPGFSRRRRGKGWTYLDDRGERIVDPDVIARISALAIPPAYTDVWICPYPNGHLQAVGTDDRGRRQYRYHEEWRRQQDRAKHDRVLEVAARLPAARERVTQLLATDGLTRERVLAAAFRLLDLGFFRVGGDSYAEENGSYGLATLQRDHVHQRGDDLVFSYVAKSGKDRTAVISDPAVRDVVRSLKRRRGGGEDLLVWKQARGWHDVTADDVNAFLHETIGPDVSAKDFRTWHATVLASVALAVSLPAAGTPTSRKRAVTRACAEVSEYLGNTPSVCRSSYIDPRVIDLFGDGVTIAPALEDLGADGFGHPATHGAVERAVQDLLHTDPEAVTRSVARGRRPVVASPRLSVPGPDRAA, from the coding sequence GTGCCCCGCCTGCGTCGCGTCTCGGTCTCGTCCCCCGGTTTCTCCCGGCGGCGGCGCGGGAAGGGCTGGACGTACCTCGACGACCGCGGCGAGCGCATCGTCGACCCCGACGTCATCGCCCGCATCAGCGCGCTCGCGATCCCCCCGGCGTACACCGACGTGTGGATCTGCCCGTACCCCAACGGGCACCTGCAGGCCGTCGGGACCGACGACCGGGGCCGGCGCCAGTACCGCTACCACGAGGAGTGGCGCCGCCAGCAGGACCGCGCCAAGCACGACCGCGTGCTGGAGGTCGCCGCGCGGCTGCCGGCGGCCCGCGAGCGCGTGACGCAGCTGCTCGCCACGGACGGCCTGACGCGCGAGCGCGTGCTGGCCGCGGCGTTCCGGCTGCTGGACCTGGGGTTCTTCCGCGTCGGCGGGGACAGCTACGCGGAGGAGAACGGCTCGTACGGGCTGGCGACGCTGCAGCGCGACCACGTCCACCAGCGCGGGGACGACCTGGTGTTCTCCTACGTCGCCAAGTCCGGCAAGGACCGCACGGCGGTGATCTCCGACCCGGCGGTGCGCGACGTGGTGCGCTCGCTGAAGCGCCGCCGCGGGGGCGGCGAGGACCTGCTGGTGTGGAAGCAGGCGCGCGGCTGGCACGACGTGACCGCCGACGACGTCAACGCGTTCCTGCACGAGACGATCGGGCCCGACGTCAGCGCGAAGGACTTCCGCACCTGGCACGCGACGGTCCTGGCGTCCGTCGCGCTGGCGGTCTCGCTGCCGGCCGCGGGCACGCCCACGTCGCGCAAGCGGGCGGTGACCCGCGCCTGCGCGGAGGTCTCGGAGTACCTGGGCAACACGCCCAGCGTGTGCCGCAGCAGCTACATCGACCCGCGGGTCATCGACCTGTTCGGCGACGGCGTGACGATCGCCCCGGCGCTGGAGGACCTGGGGGCGGACGGGTTCGGGCACCCGGCCACGCACGGGGCCGTCGAGCGGGCCGTGCAGGACCTGCTGCACACCGACCCCGAGGCGGTGACCCGGTCGGTGGCGCGGGGGCGCCGGCCCGTGGTCGCCTCGCCGCGGCTGTCGGTGCCCGGTCCCGACCGGGCGGCGTGA
- the purF gene encoding amidophosphoribosyltransferase codes for MARGDGRLNHDLLPGEKGPQDACGVFGVWAPGEEVSKLTFYGLYALQHRGQEAAGIAVSNGEQILVFKDTGLVSQVFDESALESLQGHIAVGHARYSTTGGGGWQNAQPTLGDTAGGTVALAHNGNLTNQFALRDMLAERYPEKPRPVLKGRPSPSEIARGNTTDTAILTALFAGDPDHTLEATAAEVLPHVQGAFSLVFMDEHTLYAARDPQGIRPLVLGRLERGWVVASETPALDIVGASFVREIEPGELIAIDADGLRSTRFAEPKPKGCVFEYVYLARPDTSINGKVVQEARVEMGRVLAREHPVEADLVIPTPESGTPAAIGYAEESGIPYGQGMVKNSYVGRTFIQPSQTIRQLGIRLKLNPLKHVVAGKRLVVVDDSIVRGNTQRALIRMLREAGAAEIHVRISSPPVKWPCFYGIDFATRAELIANGLSVEDIAQSIGADSLGYISADGMIAATEQPKERLCSACFTGEYPVPLNDLDRLGERSMDKPRIPITPVSRHDTHQGAQQ; via the coding sequence GTGGCCCGCGGTGACGGACGTCTGAACCACGACCTGCTCCCCGGCGAGAAGGGCCCCCAGGACGCTTGCGGCGTCTTCGGGGTCTGGGCGCCGGGTGAGGAAGTCTCCAAGCTCACCTTCTACGGTCTCTACGCCCTGCAGCACCGGGGGCAGGAGGCCGCCGGCATCGCCGTGAGCAACGGCGAGCAGATCCTCGTCTTCAAGGACACCGGGCTGGTGTCCCAGGTCTTCGACGAGTCGGCCCTGGAGTCCCTGCAGGGGCACATCGCGGTCGGGCACGCCCGGTACTCCACGACGGGCGGCGGCGGCTGGCAGAACGCCCAGCCCACCCTCGGCGACACCGCCGGCGGGACCGTGGCCCTGGCGCACAACGGCAACCTGACCAACCAGTTCGCGCTGCGCGACATGCTTGCCGAGCGGTACCCGGAGAAGCCCCGGCCGGTCCTGAAGGGGCGGCCCTCGCCCTCGGAGATCGCCCGCGGCAACACCACCGACACCGCGATCCTCACCGCGCTGTTCGCGGGCGACCCCGACCACACGCTGGAGGCCACGGCCGCCGAGGTCCTCCCGCACGTGCAGGGCGCCTTCTCCCTCGTCTTCATGGACGAGCACACCCTGTACGCCGCCCGGGACCCGCAGGGCATCCGCCCGCTCGTCCTGGGCCGCCTCGAGCGCGGCTGGGTCGTGGCCTCCGAGACGCCCGCCCTCGACATCGTCGGCGCCAGCTTCGTGCGCGAGATCGAGCCCGGCGAGCTCATCGCCATCGACGCGGACGGTCTGCGCAGCACCCGGTTCGCCGAGCCGAAGCCCAAGGGCTGCGTCTTCGAGTACGTCTACCTGGCCCGCCCGGACACCTCCATCAACGGCAAGGTCGTCCAGGAGGCGCGCGTCGAGATGGGCCGCGTGCTGGCCCGCGAGCACCCCGTCGAGGCCGACCTCGTCATCCCCACGCCCGAGTCGGGCACGCCCGCGGCCATCGGCTACGCCGAGGAGTCCGGCATCCCCTACGGCCAGGGCATGGTCAAGAACTCCTACGTGGGCCGCACGTTCATCCAGCCCAGCCAGACGATCCGCCAGCTCGGGATCCGGCTCAAGCTCAACCCGCTCAAGCACGTCGTGGCCGGCAAGCGCCTGGTCGTCGTCGACGACTCGATCGTGCGCGGCAACACCCAGCGCGCCCTCATCCGGATGCTGCGCGAGGCCGGTGCGGCCGAGATCCACGTCCGGATCTCCTCCCCGCCGGTGAAGTGGCCGTGCTTCTACGGCATCGACTTCGCCACCCGCGCCGAGCTCATCGCCAACGGCCTGAGCGTCGAGGACATCGCCCAGAGCATCGGGGCGGACTCCCTGGGCTACATCTCGGCCGACGGCATGATCGCCGCGACCGAGCAGCCGAAGGAGCGCCTCTGCTCGGCGTGCTTCACCGGGGAGTACCCCGTGCCGCTCAACGACCTCGACCGCCTCGGCGAGCGCTCCATGGACAAGCCGCGCATCCCCATCACGCCCGTCAGCCGGCACGACACCCACCAGGGAGCACAGCAGTGA
- the xylB gene encoding xylulokinase, translated as MTSAGAGGSTQTVAGIDSSTQSCKVVVRDAATGALLRVGRAQHPDGTEVDPAHWWRALERAVDDAGGLDDVDAIAVGAQQHGSVLLDEDGEVVRPALLWNDGRSAAAAEELTAELGGPGAWAEQVGSVLVASLTITKLRWIAEHEPETVARTAAVCLPHDWLTHELSGRARLVTDRGDASGTGYWSPREGAYREDLLHKAFGATPNLPEVLAPAASAGVGASPLSRGALLGAGTGDNMAAALGVGAQVGDVVVSIGTSGVVSVVSDLPTSDPSGLVAGFADATGRYLPLVCTLNAARVLDAAARMLGVDHAELSRLALSAPAGSGGLVLVPYLEGERTPVRPDATGALHGLTLATSTPAHVARATVEGLLCGLADGLDALADQGCHLGRVVLVGGGARSEAVRVLAPAVLGRPVVVPEPGEYVADGAARQAAWVLSGGPTPPQWSLGRSQTFEADPLPGVRERYAEVRDLTATRR; from the coding sequence ATGACCAGCGCAGGAGCCGGTGGGAGCACCCAGACCGTCGCCGGGATCGACTCGTCGACCCAGTCGTGCAAGGTCGTCGTCCGCGACGCCGCGACGGGCGCGCTGCTGCGCGTCGGGAGGGCCCAGCACCCCGACGGCACCGAGGTCGACCCCGCGCACTGGTGGCGGGCCCTGGAGCGGGCCGTCGACGACGCCGGCGGCCTCGACGACGTCGACGCGATCGCCGTGGGCGCCCAGCAGCACGGCTCGGTCCTGCTCGACGAGGACGGGGAGGTCGTCCGGCCCGCGCTGCTGTGGAACGACGGGCGCTCGGCCGCCGCGGCCGAGGAGCTGACCGCCGAGCTCGGGGGGCCCGGGGCGTGGGCCGAGCAGGTCGGCAGCGTCCTGGTCGCCTCCCTGACGATCACCAAGCTGCGCTGGATCGCCGAGCACGAACCGGAGACCGTCGCCCGCACCGCCGCGGTGTGCCTGCCCCACGACTGGCTGACCCACGAGCTGTCGGGCCGGGCCCGGCTGGTCACCGACCGCGGTGACGCCAGCGGGACGGGCTACTGGTCCCCCCGCGAGGGCGCGTACCGCGAAGACCTGCTGCACAAGGCCTTCGGGGCCACGCCGAACCTGCCCGAGGTCCTCGCGCCGGCCGCTTCGGCGGGCGTGGGCGCCAGCCCGCTGTCGCGCGGGGCCCTGCTCGGCGCCGGGACCGGCGACAACATGGCCGCCGCCCTCGGCGTGGGCGCGCAGGTCGGGGACGTCGTCGTCTCGATCGGCACCTCCGGCGTCGTGAGCGTGGTCAGCGACCTGCCCACCTCCGACCCCAGCGGCCTCGTCGCGGGCTTCGCCGACGCCACGGGCCGCTACCTGCCGCTGGTCTGCACCCTCAACGCCGCCCGCGTCCTGGACGCCGCGGCCCGGATGCTGGGCGTCGACCACGCCGAGCTGTCCCGGCTGGCGCTGTCGGCCCCCGCCGGCAGCGGCGGGCTGGTGCTCGTGCCCTACCTGGAGGGCGAGCGCACCCCCGTCCGCCCCGACGCCACCGGCGCCCTGCACGGGCTCACGCTGGCCACCTCCACCCCCGCCCACGTCGCCCGGGCCACCGTGGAGGGCCTGCTGTGCGGGCTCGCCGACGGCCTGGACGCCCTGGCCGATCAGGGGTGCCACCTCGGGCGCGTCGTCCTCGTCGGCGGCGGGGCCCGCTCGGAGGCCGTGCGGGTGCTGGCCCCCGCCGTCCTGGGCCGTCCCGTGGTCGTGCCCGAGCCGGGGGAGTACGTCGCCGACGGCGCCGCCCGCCAGGCCGCGTGGGTGCTGTCCGGCGGGCCGACCCCGCCGCAGTGGTCCCTGGGCCGGTCGCAGACGTTCGAGGCCGACCCGCTGCCGGGGGTGCGCGAGCGCTACGCCGAGGTGCGCGACCTCACGGCCACCCGTCGCTGA
- a CDS encoding SDR family NAD(P)-dependent oxidoreductase — translation MTTTFITGANKSLGYETARRLLEAGHTVVVGARDPQRGRAAAEALGARFVQIDVTDDASVEAAAADVAAHEGVVDVLVNNAGVGGPQAPAEELTAADALAVYDVNVFGALRVTRAFLPLLRKAADPLVVNVTSGLGSFAAVHDPDRIESKVVAPLYTSSKSALTMLTVQYARALPDVRFNAVDPGYTATDLNGHSGPQTVTEGTDAVVALATGGPGGPTGQLRDRSGVLAW, via the coding sequence ATGACCACGACCTTCATCACCGGGGCCAACAAGTCCCTCGGGTACGAGACCGCCCGCCGCCTCCTCGAGGCCGGGCACACCGTCGTCGTCGGCGCGCGCGACCCGCAGCGCGGCCGGGCCGCGGCCGAGGCCCTCGGGGCCCGGTTCGTCCAGATCGACGTCACCGACGACGCCTCCGTCGAGGCCGCCGCGGCCGACGTCGCCGCGCACGAGGGGGTGGTCGACGTCCTGGTGAACAACGCGGGCGTCGGCGGCCCGCAGGCCCCCGCCGAGGAGCTCACGGCGGCCGACGCCCTGGCCGTCTACGACGTCAACGTGTTCGGGGCCTTGCGGGTCACCCGCGCGTTCCTGCCGCTGCTCCGCAAGGCCGCCGACCCGCTCGTCGTCAACGTCACCAGCGGGCTGGGGTCGTTCGCGGCCGTCCACGACCCCGACCGGATCGAGTCGAAGGTCGTCGCCCCGCTCTACACGTCCTCGAAGTCGGCGCTGACGATGCTGACCGTGCAGTACGCCCGGGCGCTGCCGGACGTGCGGTTCAACGCCGTCGACCCCGGGTACACCGCGACCGACCTCAACGGCCACAGCGGCCCGCAGACCGTCACCGAGGGGACCGACGCCGTCGTCGCGCTGGCCACGGGCGGCCCTGGTGGGCCGACGGGTCAGCTGCGCGACCGCTCCGGCGTGCTGGCCTGGTGA
- a CDS encoding PHP domain-containing protein, producing the protein MDPVQALRRTAFLLERAQADGFRATAFRRAAAVLSALGADELDARLAAGTLTGLQGVGKSSAEIATQAAAGRTPDRLAALEAAAGPLAQGGEELRAALRGDLHAHTDASDGGSPLAEMASTAAELGHEYLAVTDHSEGLKVAHGLDRARREQQLEQIAALDGPLRPFRLLSGIEVDIGPDGALDCPPDLLARLDVVVASVHSQLRMPPEAMTARMLAAIGSGQADVLGHCTGRMVRGGHGRVGEGGRPPSRFDAAAVFAACVEHDVAVEVNARPERLDPPRALLRQAVEAGCLFALSTDAHAPGQLDWQAYGCARAAECGVPADRVVTTWPAERLLEWTGRRRAVRR; encoded by the coding sequence GTGGACCCCGTGCAGGCGTTGCGGCGCACCGCTTTCCTGCTCGAACGCGCACAGGCCGACGGTTTCCGCGCCACGGCGTTCCGGCGGGCCGCCGCCGTCCTGTCGGCCCTGGGCGCCGACGAGCTCGACGCGCGGCTGGCGGCCGGGACGCTCACCGGTCTGCAGGGCGTCGGGAAGTCCTCCGCCGAGATCGCCACCCAGGCCGCGGCCGGCCGCACCCCCGACCGGCTCGCCGCGCTGGAGGCCGCCGCCGGGCCGCTCGCGCAGGGCGGGGAGGAGCTGCGCGCGGCCCTGCGCGGGGACCTGCACGCCCACACCGACGCCAGCGACGGCGGCAGCCCGCTGGCCGAGATGGCGTCCACGGCCGCCGAGCTCGGGCACGAGTACCTCGCCGTCACCGACCACTCCGAGGGGCTGAAGGTCGCCCACGGCCTGGACCGGGCCCGCCGGGAGCAGCAGCTGGAGCAGATCGCCGCCCTCGACGGCCCGCTGCGGCCCTTCCGGCTGCTGTCCGGCATCGAGGTCGACATCGGCCCCGACGGCGCCCTGGACTGCCCGCCGGACCTGCTCGCGCGCCTCGACGTCGTCGTGGCCTCCGTGCACTCCCAGCTGCGGATGCCCCCCGAGGCGATGACGGCCCGGATGCTCGCCGCGATCGGGTCCGGGCAGGCGGATGTCCTGGGCCACTGCACGGGCCGGATGGTCCGCGGCGGCCACGGGCGGGTGGGGGAGGGCGGCCGGCCGCCGAGCCGCTTCGACGCCGCCGCCGTCTTCGCGGCCTGCGTCGAGCACGACGTCGCGGTCGAGGTCAACGCCCGCCCCGAACGGCTCGACCCGCCCCGGGCGCTGCTGCGCCAGGCCGTCGAGGCGGGCTGCCTGTTCGCGCTGTCCACCGACGCGCACGCCCCCGGCCAGCTGGACTGGCAGGCCTACGGCTGCGCGCGCGCCGCCGAGTGCGGGGTGCCCGCCGACCGGGTCGTCACGACGTGGCCGGCCGAGCGGCTGCTGGAGTGGACGGGTCGCCGGCGGGCCGTCCGCCGGTGA
- a CDS encoding sterol carrier family protein, with the protein MPPRRRTDPTEGLAALRSAVQTLGEGGQPARPVLAAAVRYSLEELAARYPGGSVEVRVPPFAAVQVLQGPRHTRGTPPAVVETDAATWLALATGTLAFDAARAAGRVRASGQRADLGELLPVVEPGER; encoded by the coding sequence GTGCCACCCCGTCGCCGCACCGACCCGACCGAGGGCCTGGCCGCCCTCCGCTCGGCCGTCCAGACCCTGGGGGAGGGCGGCCAGCCAGCCCGGCCCGTCCTCGCCGCGGCCGTCCGGTACTCCCTGGAGGAGCTCGCCGCCCGGTACCCCGGGGGCAGCGTCGAGGTGCGGGTCCCGCCGTTCGCGGCCGTGCAGGTCCTCCAGGGCCCCCGCCACACGCGCGGCACCCCGCCGGCCGTCGTCGAGACGGACGCGGCCACCTGGCTGGCGCTGGCGACCGGGACGCTCGCCTTCGACGCCGCCCGCGCCGCCGGGCGCGTGCGGGCCAGCGGCCAGCGCGCCGACCTGGGCGAGCTCCTGCCCGTGGTGGAGCCGGGGGAACGGTGA